A region from the Candidatus Methanoperedens sp. genome encodes:
- a CDS encoding alpha-hydroxy-acid oxidizing protein — protein sequence MAKWLCTTCNIYVYDEDKGDPSTGISPKTKVPDFPDSWRCPVCGAAREKLVRISEEEYLQKAGAYEQRKEAKRSILIGVDNPETPPELRQEYGVPLGLRGIGQGLSYLNNIKALSKYKLKTRLITEHKDPVLETTFLGEKISMPMLGAPMSGLSYVSNISEEDFAYSILEGCRLAGTIGFTGNTSKEYEVHPGIAAIKKAGGHGVNIFKPQAQEVLLDLIQQSGKANGLAVGVDIDGAGSVNFTLAGKPVFRKTIEELRELKRSTRLPFIVKGIMCEEDALAALEAGVDVISVSNHGGRVLGSTPGVAEVLPRIVKAIRETHEGRKVLITADGGVRTGFDVMKMLALGADFVLVGRPLAREAVPYGADGVKTFLEYLKTDLRIAMTMTSCNTLEDIDDRILAKEG from the coding sequence ATGGCCAAATGGCTCTGCACGACCTGCAATATCTATGTTTATGATGAAGATAAAGGCGACCCGTCTACAGGAATAAGTCCGAAAACAAAAGTTCCGGACTTTCCGGATTCCTGGAGGTGCCCTGTTTGTGGGGCGGCCAGAGAAAAACTTGTCCGCATTTCAGAGGAGGAATATCTCCAAAAGGCCGGGGCTTATGAGCAGAGGAAGGAAGCAAAGAGAAGTATTTTAATTGGCGTCGACAACCCTGAAACGCCGCCGGAATTGAGGCAGGAGTATGGAGTCCCCCTGGGCCTGCGCGGTATTGGTCAGGGTCTGAGCTACCTGAACAACATTAAAGCCCTCTCAAAATACAAACTGAAAACAAGGCTGATAACTGAACATAAAGACCCTGTCCTTGAAACAACCTTTCTTGGAGAAAAGATCAGCATGCCTATGCTGGGGGCTCCCATGAGCGGTCTAAGTTACGTGAGCAATATTTCCGAAGAAGATTTCGCATACAGTATACTGGAAGGGTGCAGGCTTGCAGGAACCATCGGGTTCACAGGCAATACCTCCAAAGAATACGAGGTACATCCCGGAATAGCTGCCATAAAAAAGGCGGGAGGCCATGGAGTAAATATTTTCAAGCCGCAGGCCCAGGAAGTTCTCCTGGACCTGATACAGCAGTCCGGGAAAGCAAATGGCCTGGCAGTCGGCGTTGATATAGATGGTGCGGGTTCGGTGAATTTCACCCTGGCAGGTAAGCCTGTTTTCAGGAAAACGATCGAGGAGCTCAGAGAACTTAAGAGATCAACCAGACTTCCTTTCATTGTTAAAGGGATCATGTGTGAGGAGGATGCTCTGGCAGCCCTTGAGGCGGGAGTGGATGTGATAAGCGTTTCAAACCATGGAGGAAGGGTCCTGGGCTCGACCCCGGGGGTGGCAGAAGTTCTTCCCCGAATTGTGAAAGCTATTAGGGAAACCCATGAAGGCAGAAAAGTTTTGATAACGGCGGATGGTGGTGTGAGGACCGGATTTGATGTAATGAAAATGCTGGCGCTCGGCGCTGATTTTGTCCTGGTGGGAAGGCCGCTGGCCAGAGAGGCGGTTCCATACGGAGCAGATGGTGTGAAGACGTTCCTGGAATATCTTAAGACTGATCTAAGAATCGCAATGACAATGACATCATGCAACACTCTGGAAGACATAGATGATAGGATTCTAGCTAAAGAAGGTTAG
- a CDS encoding phosphoribosylaminoimidazolesuccinocarboxamide synthase — MKLDELYSGKAKTVFRTDNPEKLIMEFRDSLTAFDGKKKSQAPKKGYYNAQISATLFRLLEDKGIENHFDSMLSGTEMVVDSVDIIKIEVIVRDIAAGSITKKYPFKTGEKLNPPILVFDYKSDEYGDPMINDDIALALGLATKSELSEIRKLALKINSILIEFLKERSLLLPDFKLEFGRLNGKIVLADEISCDTCRFWDRTTGESLDKDVFRFDKGDLVAAYREVAKRIVPDISL, encoded by the coding sequence TTCAGGCAAAGCAAAGACAGTATTCAGGACGGACAATCCGGAAAAGCTGATAATGGAATTCAGGGACAGCCTGACAGCCTTTGACGGCAAAAAGAAAAGCCAGGCGCCCAAGAAAGGATATTACAACGCCCAGATATCTGCGACACTCTTCAGATTGCTCGAGGATAAAGGCATCGAGAATCATTTTGACAGCATGCTATCGGGAACCGAGATGGTCGTCGATTCAGTTGACATCATCAAGATCGAGGTAATTGTCAGGGACATCGCAGCCGGCTCCATAACAAAAAAATATCCCTTCAAGACAGGCGAGAAACTTAATCCACCGATATTAGTTTTCGATTATAAGAGCGATGAATACGGAGATCCGATGATCAATGACGACATTGCACTTGCGCTGGGTCTTGCAACTAAGAGTGAACTTTCAGAGATACGGAAACTGGCCCTCAAGATCAATTCGATACTTATTGAATTTTTGAAGGAAAGAAGCCTCCTGCTCCCCGACTTTAAGCTTGAGTTCGGTAGACTCAATGGGAAAATCGTTCTAGCAGATGAGATATCCTGCGATACATGCCGGTTCTGGGACCGGACAACGGGCGAGTCGCTTGACAAGGATGTATTCAGATTTGATAAAGGTGACCTTGTTGCAGCGTACCGGGAAGTGGCAAAAAGAATAGTACCTGATATCTCTTTATGA
- a CDS encoding lysylphosphatidylglycerol synthase transmembrane domain-containing protein encodes MKKIRIFLQVIVGIAIIAFILYKIGINDVISALKKTDPLYFIMACLSYLCLDLVLATRLRYLLARIGHPVRFVSVFLSHMGGMIVGDITPGRGGYFLTPALLKKSAGTRITDGMACIFAPQGLEFILKVGGAVVAISYISTLSGISGLLLISAWVGVIILLFVGVLMLIISWHNENMSLKFISKLPFFNRFTEKLSTFKERSIQIKESINAILILYMIGWIFAGLQWFYLGKALGIELPFYVFFLLHPLITILMFAPTPAGLGVMELGAIGIFSLFGISSELAAAFSILVRVSILLVDLIGLKMVMSSLRDLEL; translated from the coding sequence ATGAAAAAGATAAGGATTTTCCTACAGGTAATTGTGGGCATTGCCATTATTGCTTTCATCCTGTATAAAATCGGGATAAACGATGTAATCTCGGCATTAAAGAAAACCGATCCTCTATATTTCATTATGGCCTGCTTGTCCTATTTATGTCTGGACCTGGTCCTTGCCACCCGCCTACGCTATCTGCTGGCCAGGATAGGACATCCGGTAAGATTTGTGAGTGTGTTCCTTTCACATATGGGAGGAATGATAGTTGGGGACATCACTCCCGGGCGCGGGGGATATTTTTTGACGCCGGCTCTCCTGAAAAAAAGCGCCGGGACGAGGATAACCGACGGCATGGCCTGCATTTTTGCGCCGCAGGGGCTTGAGTTCATTTTAAAAGTGGGTGGAGCTGTGGTAGCTATATCATATATATCCACGCTTTCAGGTATAAGCGGGCTATTGTTAATTTCAGCTTGGGTTGGGGTTATAATTCTATTATTTGTTGGGGTTTTAATGTTAATTATTTCCTGGCATAATGAAAATATGTCTTTGAAATTTATTAGTAAACTCCCGTTCTTTAACAGGTTCACAGAAAAATTATCCACTTTCAAAGAAAGAAGTATCCAGATAAAGGAGAGTATTAATGCTATTTTAATATTGTATATGATTGGATGGATTTTTGCAGGATTGCAGTGGTTTTATCTGGGAAAAGCCCTTGGAATTGAACTTCCATTTTATGTTTTCTTCTTGCTTCATCCGTTAATAACCATATTGATGTTCGCACCTACACCCGCAGGTCTTGGGGTAATGGAATTAGGCGCAATTGGTATATTTTCATTATTCGGGATTTCCAGTGAGTTAGCAGCAGCTTTCTCAATTTTAGTGAGGGTAAGTATATTATTAGTTGATTTGATAGGTCTAAAAATGGTAATGTCTTCTCTTCGTGATTTAGAACTATAA
- a CDS encoding DNA-3-methyladenine glycosylase I has protein sequence MIQKQRCSWPNDNPLMIGYHDKEWGVPVHNDIRLFEFLILEGAQAGLTWETILRKRENYRKAFSDFDPAKISRYTEVDEERLLADPGIVRNRLKVRAAIINAAKFLEIQKEFGSFDKYIWQFVGGKSMMNEFRSLSDIPPKTKESDAMSKDLKERGFKFIGSTICYAFMQAVGMVNDHTTDCFRYTEVSTAKKVKL, from the coding sequence ATGATACAAAAACAACGATGTTCATGGCCGAATGATAATCCATTGATGATAGGATACCATGATAAAGAATGGGGTGTGCCGGTGCATAATGATATAAGATTGTTTGAGTTTCTTATTTTAGAGGGAGCGCAGGCAGGGCTAACATGGGAGACTATTTTACGGAAGCGAGAGAATTATCGTAAAGCTTTTTCTGACTTTGATCCAGCTAAGATATCACGCTATACAGAAGTAGACGAGGAACGTTTGCTGGCTGATCCGGGTATTGTCCGTAATCGTCTGAAGGTTCGAGCCGCAATCATAAACGCTGCAAAATTTCTTGAGATTCAAAAAGAGTTTGGCAGCTTTGATAAATACATTTGGCAATTTGTTGGCGGCAAATCAATGATGAATGAATTCAGATCTTTATCAGATATTCCGCCGAAAACCAAAGAATCTGATGCAATGAGTAAAGACCTAAAAGAACGTGGATTCAAATTTATAGGCTCTACGATTTGTTATGCTTTCATGCAGGCGGTAGGAATGGTGAATGATCACACAACCGACTGTTTTCGATATACTGAAGTATCAACCGCAAAAAAGGTAAAGCTATGA
- a CDS encoding DUF2769 domain-containing protein, whose product MVKETQKMTFEQNMEAMNKMSPKEMDAKVKELTKMCICGRCPTYAGTGEKKLLFCATGKSTIIKKEKGCICPGCPVQKNLALRWDYYCLKGTGKEQAGT is encoded by the coding sequence ATGGTAAAAGAAACTCAGAAAATGACTTTTGAGCAGAATATGGAAGCAATGAATAAGATGTCTCCCAAGGAGATGGATGCAAAAGTCAAAGAACTTACGAAGATGTGCATCTGCGGCAGATGCCCAACGTATGCTGGCACGGGAGAAAAGAAATTATTATTCTGCGCGACGGGGAAAAGCACGATAATAAAAAAGGAAAAAGGTTGTATCTGTCCCGGCTGTCCTGTGCAGAAGAATTTGGCTCTCAGATGGGATTACTACTGCCTCAAGGGTACTGGTAAAGAGCAGGCCGGCACGTAA